A region from the Sulfurospirillum oryzae genome encodes:
- the dnaJ gene encoding molecular chaperone DnaJ: MDLEYYEVLEITRNADATEIKKAYRKLALQYHPDRNQGDKEAEEKFKAINEAYQVLSDEQKRSTYDRYGKSGLDSQGFSHFSDMRYEDIMGDLGSIFESVFGGGFSSGGFGGGGSKQNRKYNLDLEAEVTLAFNEAIFGTKKEVSFSYKKPCDTCDGTGSKDKSKATCKECKGKGQVFYRQGFMTFSQTCPECNGKGSVVTNPCPSCNAKGFSQVDDKVTIDIPEGIDNNNRIRVAGRGNIDERGTRGDLYILVHVKEDEHFVRHNDDIYIEVPVFFTQVALGETIKIPTIRGETELELPLGAKDKQQFIFKKEGVKNVHTHQLGGMIAQISIRYPKKLTKEQKELLTKLQEEFGVETKHKDEKYEGVFDKIKSWFN, encoded by the coding sequence GTGGATCTAGAATATTATGAAGTATTAGAAATTACCAGAAATGCAGACGCTACAGAGATTAAAAAAGCGTATCGAAAATTGGCACTTCAGTACCATCCCGATCGCAATCAAGGCGACAAAGAAGCTGAAGAAAAATTCAAAGCCATCAATGAAGCTTATCAAGTTTTAAGTGATGAACAAAAACGCTCTACTTACGATCGTTATGGTAAATCTGGACTTGACTCTCAGGGCTTTAGCCACTTCTCCGATATGCGCTACGAAGACATCATGGGTGATCTTGGCTCCATTTTTGAGTCAGTTTTTGGTGGAGGATTTAGCAGTGGTGGTTTTGGCGGAGGCGGATCAAAACAAAATCGCAAATACAACTTGGATCTTGAAGCTGAAGTCACTTTAGCATTTAATGAAGCTATTTTTGGAACCAAAAAAGAGGTGAGCTTTTCCTACAAAAAACCTTGTGACACTTGCGATGGCACTGGAAGCAAGGACAAATCAAAAGCGACATGTAAAGAGTGTAAAGGCAAAGGTCAAGTCTTTTACCGACAAGGCTTTATGACCTTTTCGCAAACGTGTCCTGAGTGTAATGGCAAAGGCAGTGTCGTAACGAACCCTTGCCCAAGTTGTAATGCCAAAGGCTTTTCACAAGTGGACGATAAAGTCACTATCGACATTCCAGAAGGCATCGACAACAACAATCGCATCCGTGTTGCAGGTCGTGGTAACATCGATGAACGAGGTACTAGAGGTGATCTTTACATCTTGGTACATGTCAAAGAAGATGAGCATTTTGTACGCCATAACGATGATATTTACATTGAAGTACCTGTATTTTTTACGCAAGTAGCACTCGGTGAAACCATCAAAATCCCAACGATTCGTGGTGAAACAGAGCTTGAGCTACCTTTAGGGGCAAAAGACAAACAACAGTTTATCTTCAAAAAAGAGGGTGTTAAGAACGTTCATACTCATCAATTGGGTGGTATGATCGCTCAGATTTCAATCCGCTACCCTAAAAAACTCACCAAAGAGCAAAAAGAATTGCTTACAAAACTGCAAGAAGAATTTGGTGTTGAAACCAAACACAAAGACGAG